One genomic segment of Sparus aurata unplaced genomic scaffold, fSpaAur1.1, whole genome shotgun sequence includes these proteins:
- the mvp gene encoding major vault protein: MSKKGGSRGQESEGLVDASIIRIPPHHYIHVLDQNTNIARVEIGPLTYIRQDNERVLFAPVRMIMVPPRHYCVVLNPVARDDGNQVLFDESGQAKLRHADLEIRLTRDPFPLYPGEEIQQDVTPLQIVYPDTALRLQALLDFEEDGGEKRVAGDEWLFEGPGTYIPKKEVAVLETIKATVIRENQAIRLRARKEGVDRGGVRRVTGEEWLVCKVGAYLPGAHEEVLDIVNAFILTDKKALHVRAVRAFKDAGGRERRTGEEWLVTMADSEAHIPSVSEEVVGVVDVTTLNSRQYCVILDPVGPDGKPQLGKKRVVKGERSFFLQPGEYLEQGIQDVYVLSEEEGLVLRAVEAFNDTEEHAEEEEAEEEELMEERAKRSRRSGVLRRPGDRWMLRGPLEYVPPAAVEVVLKRQAIPLDENEGIYVRDIKTGKVRAVIGHTYMLTQDEELWEKELPANVEALLATPHDPLADRSDRTRTGSGQERCKTKVVSYRVPHNAAVQVYDYREKKARVVFGPEMVMLGPDEQFTMLSLSGDKPKRANVIKAVCLLLGPDFFTDIITIETADHARLQLQLSYNWHFDLKTPANSAEAAALFSVPDFVGDACKAIASRVRGAVASVQFDDFHKNSNRIICSAVFGFDEKLAVRPSLRFNQNNLVISSVDIQSVEPIDQRTRDALQKSVQLAIEITTNSQEAAARHEAERLEQEARGKLERQRITDQAEAEKARKELLELEALSAAVESTGAAKAEAQSRAEAARIQGEAAVNEAKLKAEAQRIEAEAELQRLAKAREQELSYKQQMDNLEVEKQKRLARIESERFGQLVQSLGSDTLKEMARAGPELQVKMLQALGLKSTLITDGSSPINLFTTANGLLGALPGLGQGQGQ; encoded by the exons ATGTCTAAGAAGGGAGGAAGCCGCGGACAGGAGTCTGAGGGGCTGGTGGACGCGTCAATCATCCGGATCCCGCCCCATCACTACATCCATGTGCTGGACCAGAACACCAACATCGCCCGGGTGGAGATCGGACCGCTCACCTACATCCGCCAGGACAATGAGAG GGTGCTCTTCGCTCCGGTTCGTATGATCATGGTGCCGCCGCGTCACTACTGCGTGGTCCTGAACCCCGTGGCCCGTGATGATGGCAACCAGGTCCTCTTTGATGAATCCGGTCAGGCTAAGCTCCGCCACGCCGACCTGGAGATCCGCCTGACCCGGGACCCGTTCCCCCTGTACCCCGGAGAGGAGATCCAGCAG GACGTGACGCCGCTGCAGATCGTGTATCCCGACACGGCGCTGCGTCTTCAGGCTCTGCTGGACTTcgaggaggacggaggagagaagagagtcGCTGGAGACGAGTGGCTGTTTGAAGGACCAG ggaCCTACATCCCCAAGAAGGAAGTGGCGGTTCTGGAGACCATCAAGGCCACAGTGATCCGAGAGAACCAGGCCATCAGACTGAGAGCTCGCAAGGAAGGAGTGGACCGAGGAGGAGTCCGCCGGGTCACAG gtgaggAGTGGCTGGTCTGTAAGGTGGGAGCGTACCTGCCAGGTGCTCATGAAGAAGTCCTCGACATCGTGAACGCGTTCATCCTGACAGACAAG AAAGCGCTCCATGTCCGCGCCGTGCGGGCCTTCAAGGACGCCGGCGGTCGGGAGCGTCGTACGGGGGAGGAGTGGCTGGTCACCATGGCAGACAGCGAGGCTCACATCCCCTCTGTGTcggaggaggtggtgggggtggtggaTGTGACCACGCTGAACAGCAGACAGTACTGTGTGATTCTGGACCCGGTCGGACCCGACGGGAAACCTCAGCTGGGGAAGAAGCGGGTGGTGAAG GGTGAGCGCTCGTTTTTCCTGCAGCCAGGCGAGTACCTTGAACAGGGCATCCAGGACGTGTACGTGCTGTCGGAGGAGGAGGGGCTGGTTCTGAGAGCTGTGGAGGCGTTCAATGACACCGAGGAG CatgctgaagaggaggaggcggaggaggaggagctgatggaggagagagcgaAGCGCTCGCGGAGGAGCGGCGTCCTCCGTCGCCCCGGAGACCGCTGGATGCTGCGCGGTCCCCTCGAGTACGTCCCCCCCGCTGCGGTGGAGGTGGTGCTGAAGAGACAGGCCATCCCATTGGACGAGAACGAGGGCATCTACGTCAGAGACATCAAAACTGGAAAG GTGCGCGCGGTGATCGGTCACACCTACATGCTGACTCAGGACGAGGAGCTGTGGGAGAAGGAGCTTCCGGCTAACGTCGAGGCCCTGCTGGCGACTCCTCACGACCCGCTGGCCGACCGCTCAGACCGGACCAGAACAGGAAGTGGCCAGGAGAGGTGCAAGACCAAGGTGGTGTCCTACAGAGTCCCCCACAACGCTGCCGTCCAGGTCTACGACTACAGAGAGAAGAAGGCCAG GGTGGTGTTCGGACCAGAGATGGTGATGTTGGGACCCGACGAGCAGTTCACCATGCTGTCCCTGTCTGGAGACAAACCAAAGAGGGCCAACGTCATCAAGGCCGTCTGCCTCCTGCTGGGGCCCGACTTCTTCACCGACATCATCACCATCGAGACGGCCGACCACGcccgcctgcagctgcagctgtcctACAACTG GCACTTTGATCTGAAGACTCCGGCCAACTCTGCCGAGGCCGCCGCTCTGTTCTCAGTCCCAGACTTTGTGGGAGACGCCTGTAAAGCCATCGCCTCCCGGGTCCGAGGAGCCGTCGCCTCGGTCCAGTTCGATGATTTCCACAAG aACTCGAACCGGATCATCTGCTCAGCTGTGTTTGGCTTCGATGAGAAGCTGGCGGTCCGGCCCAGTCTGCGCTTCAACCAGAACAACCTGGTGATCAGCAGCGTGGACATCCAGTCTGTGGAGCCCATCGACCAGAGGACCCGAGACGCCCTGCAGAAGAGCGTCCAGCTCGCCATCGAGATCACCACCAACTCCCAGGAGGCCGCGGCCCG ACACGAGGCGGAGCGTCTGGAGCAGGAGGCCCGGGGGAAGCTGGAGCGGCAGAGGATCACCGACCAGGCCGAGGCCGAGAAAGCCCGgaaggagctgctggagctggaggcGCTCAG tgctgCGGTGGAGAGTACCGGCGCCGCCAAGGCTGAAGCTCAGTCTCGGGCCGAGGCGGCTCGTATTCAGGGAGAGGCGGCGGTCAACGAGGCCAAACTGAAGGCCGAGGCTCAGAGGATCGAGGCG gaggcGGAGCTTCAGCGGCTGGCGAAGGCTCGTGAGCAGGAGCTGAGCTACAAGCAGCAGATGGACAATCTGGAGGTGGAGAAGCAGAAGAGGCTGGCTCGCATCGAGAGCGAGCGCTTCGGTCAGCTGGTCCAGAGTCTGGGCAGCGACACGCTCAAGGAGATGGCCCGGGCCGGACCGGAGCTGCAG GTGAAGATGCTTCAGGCTCTGGGCTTGAAGTCGACCCTCATCACAGACGGATCGTCACCCATCAACCTCTTCACCACAGCGAACGGCCTGCTGGGGGCGCTGCCGGGTCTGGGCCAGGGCCAGGGCCAGTGA